Within Aspergillus oryzae RIB40 DNA, chromosome 2, the genomic segment TTGGCCGGTACTGGTCCCTCGGCATCACAGTCTCCGTCGTCCAAGGAGCGAGTACGGAAAGAGGTCCCGACACGTACGACGAGATCTGGGAAGACCACAGTTCGCATTGCACACAATGCAGGTGACAGATTCATTCCCAACCGGACCGCCAGTGAGGGACTGGCAACTGCTGGCACCGCAAAGCCCGAGGAGAGCCAACGATCCAAGTCTAATGGCAATGAGGGCTCTACCGTTCTTGCAAGTGCCGCGAGCGCGTTCGACATTGGTGGTCGAGGAACGGAAGATGATATCACCGCGGCTCTTGAGAACCTCGGCCTCGAGGATAGCGAGActtcctcaacatcttcgtcttcatcgtaTACCAGACCTGCACCAGACGCTGTTGCCTACGAATCGTCGTTGGCTGATGCGTGCGGTGTAAATCTGAACACTCGAATTCTTGCTTTCAAGCCACCGCCTCCGGAATCGTCCAAGCCAATTGACTTGCGTGCTCAGTACAATCGTCCTCTTAGGCCTGCTAAGTCTAAGTCTGCACAGTTCCGCAGAAGGGTTCAGACTGCTCCCGAACGTGTTCTGGATGCACCTGGACTTCTGGATGACTACTATCTTAACCTTCTGGATTGGAGCTCTGGCAACCAAGTCGCCATCGGCCTTGAGCGTAATGTTTACGTGTGGTCGGCAGATACAGGCACTGTTAGCTGCTTACTGGAGTCGTCTCCCGACACGTATATCAGTAGTGTCAAGTGGAGCGGCGATGGAGCTTATGTTGGGGTGGGCTTGGGCACCGGCGAGGTTCAGATCTGGGATGTCGAAGAGGGTACTAAGCTGCGAAGTATGTTTGGCCATGACTCTCGTGTTGGTGTCATGGGCTGGTCTAAGCACACCTTGTCTACTGGCGCTCGCAGCGGTCTTGTATTCAACCACGATGTCCGCATCGCTCAGCACAAGGTAGCCGAGCTTGTATCTCACACCTCCGAAGTCTGTGGCCTCGAGTGGAGACCCGACGGTGCCCAGCTGGCTACCGGCGGCAATGACAACTTGGTGAACATCTGGGATGCCCGGTCTCTCAGTGCACCCAAGTTCACCAAGACCAACCACCGTGCTGCCGTCAAGGCTCTCAGCTGGTGTCCTTGGCAACTGAACTTGCTCGCCACCGGTGGTGGATCATACGATCGCCATATTCACTTCTGGAACACCACGACGGGTGCCCGTACCAACAGCATCGATACCGGCTCTCAGGTCACCAGCCTGCGGTGGAGCAACCATTACCGGGAGATTGTTAGCTCCAGTGGATTCCCCGATAACTCTCTGAGCATCTGGAGTTACCCCACTCTGGTCCGCAACATTGAGATCCCGGCACACGAGACCCGTGTTCTGCACAGCTGCCTGAGTCCTGATGGTCAGCTCCTTGCCACCGCGGCAGCGGACGAAAGCTTGAAATTCTGGAAGGTCTTTGAACGCAAGCCAGGAACTAGTGCATCGGCATCGCGTGAAGGTGGAGTTGGAAGCAAGGCTCAAATGACTAAATCCATGACCATCCGATAGTTTTGCcacattgttttcttgtATATCTGTTTCGGTTTTCATTGGGTACTACATCACTGCTGGATTCTGGGTATATCACGGGGGAGTTGGATCACACTTGGTTGGCGTTACTTGATTGGAGCACTGTATTTAGGCGAGACGGTATATTTGGGTTAAGCTTCTTGTATAGCACATTCTTAGAAATGATGACAAACTATCTCTAATACCTCTTGACATTGGacgattgattgattgtgaGACGGTCGATCGATACTTACGATTCATAAAGTAAAGAATCGTGACTACTTTTGAGATAAGCTCCAAGAGGGCCGATGGCGCTAACTTAGTGAGGGCGGGTGGTGACTAAGCAGGATGAGGACGGATTTCGCCCGAAGACTACGACTTTCACCTCATTCAATTCCCTCTCAGGCACGCCTGTCCCTGCGCTCCTTGCCAACAACCTTCGTTTTCCTGGGCGGTTTGACGAAAGATCTCACGTATCACATAGCTAGGTCGCATACGATTGCCGGTCGAGTCCTGAGCTACCGAAGCAGGCCCGAACTTGATCGCTAGAGGTTACCGTCGCATTAGTCCGTGGCAACCGACCGCTGCGACGGAACACCCTGCCCTGGTGATAAGCCAACGACATCACATCCACCTTACCCGTCGGACGTGATAGGCTCGCACGTTTGCTGTTTCgtcgagaaaggagagacCGTGTTGATTACCTGATTTGATAAGGCTTGTCTACGAAGTTCTGTCCCAGCGACCATGTCCAACCAGCAGGTGGTGAGTGCTATCTGACAGAGCCCCTACCTTGCCTGAGCTGGGAGACCCTAGGAAGGATTAGCAGataatttctcttttcgttGGCTAGCTTCCTCCAGTGAGGGTCTATCTCTGTAAAGGATATTGGCTTATACCAAATGATTGATAGGGCACGGTGTTCGATCGTGTCATCCAAGAAGTCTGCGATGGTTCCCAGGTAGATTTCGAGGAGAGCGGAGTGGACCAGCAGACATTGCTAGATTTGAGGAAGGTGAGTTAGGCAGAAATTTGATATTTGAGATGTTTCTTTGATGGATTCCCTGGTGAAAATGCCAACGAAGGGGCAACCGATGTTGGCTTCGACGACCCTCGGCCAAACGCGGGGTCCGAGAGTTGCGGGAGGCGGCAAAGCCTCTGGGGGAGCGCCAGCCTTTTGAGTCCCTTTATACTCCTCCCCTTTTACCCGCGGGAGCCTAAGGCTGCCAagcctcctcatcgtccGTCTCATCTATTCGATGATCTATACTATAGTTCACGCTTACCCTTTGTCAACCTTCGCCTCATTTCCACATTCACTTATTTATacttttattcttattttccTCAACTCAGAAGCTTTCTGCTCTTTGTTCCACAATCTAACTAAATTCTACTCCGACAGAGCTGGCAGAAAAAACTCTCGTCCCTGGGTGTCGCTCATTTCCCCTGGGACCCTCCACCACCCCAACCCGCccctcctcagcctcagaACCAGAACCAAATCCTCCCCCCTAGTGCGACCGTACCCTCTAATGCTCCTCGACCCGCTCCTGCTCCTCAAACCCCTCAACAACATGTCCCCCCTCCGCAGTCAATGCCTCACTCGATGCCTGGCACCGCGCCTCCGTTACAAGTTCCAACACCGGTCGGGGCAGCGCCAAATGCCATGGGCCAAGCGCCGCACATCAAGACGGAGCCTGGAATGAACGGCCAAACCACTTTGCCCCCTATGAGTAACATGATCCCTACGAACATTCCAAATGCCCAGTCGGCGCGAGAACGTGCTGCCAACATGCTACACCAGAGATACGGCGCGGCCGCTGCCAACTCGGTCAGTCAGTTGCAAGCCCAGTCTCAAGCTGCCATGGCAATGCCAGGACAGGCTCGCCCCCAAAATCTACCGCATGTACCAAATGGACAGGCGCCACATATCAAGCAAGAACCAGGTTACCCTCCCGTTTCTCAACCCCCCATGAACAATACACAAACAGACGGTGCCAGCGACGATGCATTGTCTGCATGGAAAGCAGAGGTTGCGCGAAGGCGGGAGGCCGCTGATCGTCAGAATGGGGAAGGCGATAGGGTTCTCCGTGAGCATCTGAAACAGCGCATGCTTCAGCTCGAGGGTGGAGGCCTTCTGCTGCCATTAGAGGAGCGCCAGGACTCTTCAATAGCACCTACCCATGAACTTGCGACAGACGCCGCGGTTCCTTCGGACCCAAGCGCCTCGGCATCGTCTTCCTCTAAAGTAGTCCGAGCTCAATATGACGGCCCGGGAGGTGATGATGAGAgggatgaagacgatgaagatgccatcaacTCCGACCTCGATGATCCTGACGACCTCGTTGCTGATGACCATGAAGCGGAAGATGCCGTCGGCCAAGTCATGCTCTGCACGTACGACAAGGTCCAGAGGGTGAAGAACAAGTGGAAGTGCACCCTGAAGGATGGCATTCTGACGACTGGTGGTAAAGAGTAAGTTCTATAGAAGCACTCGAAGTAATGCGACATACTGACTCAAACAGATATGTCTTCCACAAAGGCCAGGGCGAGTTCGAGTGGTAGGTACGCAGTGTTTCTATCCACCCATAACCACACGGCCTGGAAGTCtgttttcccctcttttttcttttcatctgtCTTAGCCATGTTCATTCATCTTCCCAATCTGTAAAAACCTTCTCCTATTTGTCAACCATTTTTCAACCAAGGCAAATCACAGTACGGACACACGATGACACCCAAGGGTAGTCGGTGCAAACGGAAATAACTCTCTCAATGATTTTGTTTCATGAAGTACATCAGGACGTTTGCGGCACGAGACTTTAATCTTCTTCATGTTACCCTTCGTTTGGATGCACATGGCGCTTTATGCAGGGGATGgctatttctttttcttctttggtgtaCTAGAATAATTCTACTTTCAAATGGGATTTTTGCTTTGTCATCGCGTTATCGCTACATTGTGACCAGGTCAGCTGAGCTATGGAATACATGCTTAGTCCTTACATGACTATAATACTATTAAACCTTGCATGGAACAAGTAGGGAATGATGTAGATCCTCCTCAAGCGTAAACTCTACGGACTAGTTCCTCTATACATTCCAATATGCGAACACATAATACCGTGACGGTATCATATTCGACCTCAACTGGGACAGATACAATTCAGTATCATTATAGTCTGCCGGTAGCGGCGTATGTCAACATCCAAATAGCAAGAAAATGATACCGATCTCGCCTGGAATGTTGTTGGTTTTCGGCCGTGGCTTCAAGTACAAAGATTAGCTGTTGGTATACTACGATGAGCTCTAGTGTCGAAGAAGTCATCAGAATATCCTACAAGGTGTGAGCACAATTTGTACGTATATGTGCTTCTACTTGAGTGTAAAATTGTCAAGGGGAACAGAGTAACTTCAATTCGAAGGGAGCATAGTTTATCATTTAAACAAGCGTGACAAGGCAACCAAAGCAATATTTTCCAaacttttttccttttcgcAGAACAAAACGAAGCCATGGGAATCAAGCAAATCGAGAAGACTCTatcgagaaagaacaaaccaagaGGGGTCAACGCATATAAGAAAGTTATAGCCCCAGTTTCTCCATAAACACCACCAGCACAGGtaagaacaacaagaaagcaagatcTGGTCTGGAACCATTATCTACAGGATCGACGCCGGTATGccatttttaattttttctctcttccacaGTGCTCGGGTAATGGTGTCCAAATGTTTGAAGAGGTATAGCGAATGGCACATGAAGCCCGATCGAGTACCAACTTTGTTTGATCCCCGtaattgttttcttttgcgaGTTAAAGCGCAACTTCGTCCGAGAATCACGAAGTCAAGGATCGACAAAGTCCATTAATAATGAGAAACACAGGGAAAAGAGGACGAAAGGTAATTGAGACACCGGATTCTGCATCCCAAAGCTCAACCATGCAAAA encodes:
- a CDS encoding transcription initiation factor IIA large subunit (predicted protein), producing MSNQQVGTVFDRVIQEVCDGSQVDFEESGVDQQTLLDLRKSWQKKLSSLGVAHFPWDPPPPQPAPPQPQNQNQILPPSATVPSNAPRPAPAPQTPQQHVPPPQSMPHSMPGTAPPLQVPTPVGAAPNAMGQAPHIKTEPGMNGQTTLPPMSNMIPTNIPNAQSARERAANMLHQRYGAAAANSVSQLQAQSQAAMAMPGQARPQNLPHVPNGQAPHIKQEPGYPPVSQPPMNNTQTDGASDDALSAWKAEVARRREAADRQNGEGDRVLREHLKQRMLQLEGGGLLLPLEERQDSSIAPTHELATDAAVPSDPSASASSSSKVVRAQYDGPGGDDERDEDDEDAINSDLDDPDDLVADDHEAEDAVGQVMLCTYDKVQRVKNKWKCTLKDGILTTGGKEYVFHKGQGEFEW
- a CDS encoding WD40 repeat domain-containing protein (anaphase promoting complex, Cdc20, Cdh1, and Ama1 subunits) codes for the protein MATPTVSTPVKTHHGIFSSKTAGGRMPLTPSPRMRAGSMTSNHSSPFTPPRQQEGAKDNGKSVYGGNLSSYFAKSMSRATRNYRESPKSNIARIRKSPKHLEMGVSEWALAGTGPSASQSPSSKERVRKEVPTRTTRSGKTTVRIAHNAGDRFIPNRTASEGLATAGTAKPEESQRSKSNGNEGSTVLASAASAFDIGGRGTEDDITAALENLGLEDSETSSTSSSSSYTRPAPDAVAYESSLADACGVNLNTRILAFKPPPPESSKPIDLRAQYNRPLRPAKSKSAQFRRRVQTAPERVLDAPGLLDDYYLNLLDWSSGNQVAIGLERNVYVWSADTGTVSCLLESSPDTYISSVKWSGDGAYVGVGLGTGEVQIWDVEEGTKLRSMFGHDSRVGVMGWSKHTLSTGARSGLVFNHDVRIAQHKVAELVSHTSEVCGLEWRPDGAQLATGGNDNLVNIWDARSLSAPKFTKTNHRAAVKALSWCPWQLNLLATGGGSYDRHIHFWNTTTGARTNSIDTGSQVTSLRWSNHYREIVSSSGFPDNSLSIWSYPTLVRNIEIPAHETRVLHSCLSPDGQLLATAAADESLKFWKVFERKPGTSASASREGGVGSKAQMTKSMTIR